A genomic window from Pecten maximus chromosome 2, xPecMax1.1, whole genome shotgun sequence includes:
- the LOC117315558 gene encoding uncharacterized protein LOC117315558: MQGRSIYKLEPRLRSMSKAEGNFWVPNAAITEHALTRRLGELDREKTMVQADYRYRQRELQKELRNIRASKQTESSQRSQTHRFSNRNSTDPTSLTDMIDRFKKKRTDQEYLHDQLRQRRDSLVSSIGNKHDHSPDLLREETTASDMWDNNRPCCPEPPAGTILDDMRTALTMAKHAEGLATKNKEAGLRRPRESRIRRSKHRDVTYPKGLSLRSSKRRPHEAPRTIKDTRKTQSRLVTLPNPSIANDGNGEDINTDLLESVKADNTSETHFKSTDDGTILTTARGPHQNKDDANMTTNRGKDVVSKSILKEGQKMEQCVGLGLQRKEKQLTKEELESNTNLITRRCSEPVIIGERENIIEHLNVNMAREYVPEETIPGFKKHIIVRRFSENDKYQCNFIKDLIDDDECSMDSDKETVEISESDIIWDDVRRCRYLRGYDPPIMIMPKEEINLFVFGRDENDILELKREKHFGL, encoded by the exons ATGCAAGGAAGAAGCATTTACAAGTTAGAACCACGACTTAGATCAATGAGCAAGGCCGAAGGTAACTTCTGGGTTCCAAATGCTGCTATCACAGAGCATGCCCTAACTCGTCGTTTGGGAGAGCTTGACCGAGAAAAGACAATGGTCCAGGCAGACTATCGTTATCGACAGAGGGAACTTCAAAAGGAGCTCCGAAACATCCGGGCATCTAAACAGACAG AGAGTTCACAGCGTAGTCAGACCCATCGATTCTCCAACAGGAACTCGACCGATCCCACTAGTCTCACTGATATGATTGACCGATTTAAAAAGAAGAGAACAGATCAGGAATATCTACATGACCAGCTTCGACAACGGCGGGATAGCCTTGTCAGTTCCATTGGAAACAAACACGACCACAGTCCCGATTTACTCCGAGAGGAAACCACCGCGTCGGATATGTGGGACAACAACAGACCCTGTTGTCCAGAGCCTCCGGCCGGAACCATACTGGACGATATGCGGACAGCGCTGACCATGGCGAAGCACGCTGAAGGATTGGCTACCAAAAATAAAGAGGCTGGCCTAAGGCGACCACGCGAATCCAGAATAAGGAGGTCAAAACACCGTGATGTTACGTACCCTAAAGGATTATCCCTACGTTCCAGCAAGCGAAGACCGCATGAAGCACCCCGTACAATAAAAGATACCCGAAAAACACAATCTAGATTGGTAACTCTACCTAATCCCTCCATTGCCAATGACGGAAATGGCGAAGACATTAACACCGATCTGCTAGAATCTGTCAAAGCAGATAACACGTCAGAAACTCACTTTAAGAGTACTGACGACGGTACCATACTAACTACGGCAAGGGGGCCGCATCAAAACAAAGATGACGCAAATATGACAACTAACCGAGGAAAAGATGTCGTGTCGAAGTCAATTTTGAAAGAAGGGCAAAAAATGGAACAATGTGTAGGACTCGGTCTTCAAAGGAAAGAAAAACAACTTACGAAAGAGGAGTTGGAAAGCAATACTAACCTGATAACACGACGATGCTCTGAACCGGTGATCATTGGCGAAAGGGAGAATATAATTGAACACTTGAATGTCAACATGGCGAGGGAATACGTGCCAGAGGAGACAATTCCTGGATTTAAAAAACATATCATTGTACGACGATTTTCCGAAAATGacaaatatcaatgtaattTTATCAAAGACCTTATTGACGACGACGAATGTTCGATGGACAGTGACAAAGAAACAGTAGAAATATCCGAATCTGACATCATATGGGATGACGTCAGACGCTGTAGATATCTTCGTGGTTATGATCCGCCGATTATGATAATGCCAAAAGAAGAAATTAATCTGTTTGTTTTCGGAAGGGatgaaaatgacattctggaacTAAAACGAGAAAAACATTTTGGactttga